The proteins below are encoded in one region of Fibrella aestuarina BUZ 2:
- a CDS encoding nitrite/sulfite reductase yields the protein MSIAFSPTVSNAAQRDILDLQKKVEAFRSGQMTDEQFRKFRLARGVYGQRQAGVQMIRIKLPYGRITADQLIRIADVSDRYATGNLHATTRQDIQLHFVKLADSPQLWADLEDAGITLKEACGNTVRNVTGSARAGIDPDEPFDVSAYAHAIFEYFLRNPICQEMGRKFKISVSSSEKDSAYGYMHDIGLIPRVQNGQRGFKVLLAGGLGAQPFLAQTATEFIEEERVIPFIEAVIRVFDRYGERTKRHKARMKYLLNDLGLETFLEKVQEEWTALRSKELPVSSLAFDVREARPEAAGYVLQTQDSKLKNWFATNVFEQKQAGWYAVQLRVLLGDMSSDTARALAQIVKQYAADDIRVTVNQGYLLRYIRPEDLEAVFHALDALGLAEPGFDTTADITTCPGTDTCNLAISSSYGITRALEEMMKAEFPDIIFNNDIKIKISGCMNGCGQHSVANIGFHGSSMKNGAYVLPALQVLLGGGFNGAGVGQLGDKVVKIPTKRGPDALRLLFQDYETNALDGEYYNDYYGRKGKNYFYTLLKPLADLKTVQDSDYVDWDHTEPFVTEVGVGECAGVMIDLVATTLDEAGEKLVWADEALAESRWADAIYHAYNVLITGAKAALMTRDVNTNTHHGIVTDFDREFAAYDGFHEAEGQFKALAYSINKNEPSAQFAQSFVPKAAAFLKSVQAYRAEQIARDGQPELQELTQAQDS from the coding sequence ATGTCTATTGCCTTCTCCCCCACCGTTAGCAACGCGGCGCAGCGCGACATTCTCGATCTTCAGAAAAAGGTGGAGGCCTTCCGCAGTGGGCAGATGACCGACGAGCAGTTCCGCAAGTTCCGGCTGGCTCGGGGCGTGTACGGTCAGCGGCAGGCGGGCGTGCAGATGATCCGCATCAAGCTGCCCTACGGCCGCATTACCGCCGATCAGTTGATTCGCATTGCCGACGTGTCGGACCGTTACGCAACGGGCAACCTGCACGCCACAACCCGGCAGGATATTCAACTCCACTTTGTAAAACTGGCCGATTCGCCGCAGCTCTGGGCTGACCTCGAAGACGCGGGCATCACCCTGAAAGAAGCCTGTGGTAATACCGTGCGCAACGTGACGGGTTCGGCCCGGGCGGGCATCGACCCCGACGAACCGTTCGACGTATCGGCTTATGCGCACGCCATTTTCGAGTACTTCCTGCGCAACCCGATCTGCCAGGAGATGGGCCGGAAATTCAAGATTTCGGTTTCGTCGTCGGAGAAAGATTCGGCTTACGGCTACATGCACGACATCGGCCTCATTCCGCGCGTACAGAACGGGCAACGGGGCTTCAAAGTGCTGCTGGCTGGTGGGCTGGGCGCACAGCCATTCCTGGCGCAGACAGCCACCGAGTTTATCGAAGAAGAGCGGGTGATTCCGTTCATCGAGGCGGTGATCCGCGTGTTTGACCGCTACGGCGAGCGCACCAAACGCCATAAAGCCCGGATGAAGTACCTGCTCAACGATCTGGGGCTGGAGACGTTTCTGGAGAAAGTACAGGAAGAATGGACAGCCTTGCGGAGCAAGGAATTGCCCGTTTCGAGTCTGGCCTTCGACGTTCGGGAGGCACGCCCCGAAGCCGCTGGGTACGTTCTCCAAACGCAAGACTCGAAACTTAAAAACTGGTTTGCCACCAACGTCTTCGAGCAGAAGCAGGCGGGCTGGTATGCCGTACAACTGCGCGTGCTGCTGGGCGATATGTCGTCGGATACGGCGCGGGCACTGGCGCAGATCGTGAAGCAATACGCTGCCGATGACATCCGCGTGACGGTCAATCAGGGTTACCTGCTCCGGTACATTCGACCCGAAGATCTAGAAGCCGTTTTTCACGCCCTCGACGCATTGGGTCTGGCCGAACCGGGTTTTGACACCACGGCGGACATTACCACCTGCCCCGGTACCGATACCTGTAACCTGGCGATTTCGAGCAGCTACGGCATCACACGGGCACTGGAAGAGATGATGAAGGCCGAGTTTCCCGACATCATCTTCAACAACGACATTAAGATCAAGATCAGTGGCTGCATGAACGGCTGCGGTCAGCACTCAGTCGCCAACATTGGTTTCCACGGCTCGTCGATGAAAAACGGCGCCTATGTGCTGCCAGCTCTGCAAGTACTGCTGGGTGGTGGTTTCAACGGCGCGGGCGTTGGTCAGTTGGGCGATAAAGTCGTGAAGATCCCGACCAAGCGCGGCCCCGACGCCCTGCGGTTGTTGTTTCAGGATTATGAAACCAACGCGCTGGACGGCGAATATTACAACGATTACTACGGGCGGAAGGGCAAGAACTATTTCTACACCCTGCTGAAGCCGCTGGCCGATCTGAAAACGGTACAGGACAGCGATTACGTTGACTGGGATCATACCGAACCGTTTGTGACGGAAGTGGGCGTTGGCGAATGTGCCGGCGTGATGATTGACCTCGTGGCGACGACCCTCGACGAAGCGGGTGAAAAGCTGGTATGGGCCGACGAAGCCCTGGCCGAAAGTCGCTGGGCCGACGCCATCTACCACGCCTACAACGTGCTCATTACGGGTGCCAAAGCGGCGCTGATGACCCGCGACGTAAACACCAATACGCACCACGGCATCGTGACCGACTTCGACCGCGAGTTTGCGGCTTACGATGGTTTTCACGAAGCGGAAGGACAGTTTAAAGCGCTGGCCTACAGCATTAACAAAAACGAGCCATCGGCCCAGTTTGCCCAGTCGTTTGTACCCAAAGCCGCTGCTTTTCTGAAAAGCGTACAAGCCTACCGCGCCGAGCAAATTGCCCGCGACGGCCAACCCGAACTCCAGGAACTGACGCAGGCGCAGGACTCTTAA
- a CDS encoding WD40/YVTN/BNR-like repeat-containing protein, whose product MKSIGYGLALLLVLAACHRDSVDTVQPEYDNWYTLRSPDAGSIDAVWGDIDRTVVIASTTLTLYRTTDRGESWQQVYAKNQPVTGLVMQKDTLFATSGMLYAGGEVTLVNTALYSIDLGATWLTYHRINPTFDLVGYAGNSGIKTNPVTATNGVTYTIRRQYLNDSTKIRGRFITPGVVTQTGRQIDLPKRHQLRSLALDAKGRLYAAGSDEVCELSPNFRYCNGGRGVVYVSKNPLP is encoded by the coding sequence ATGAAAAGCATAGGCTATGGGCTTGCACTGCTACTCGTACTAGCCGCCTGCCACCGGGACAGTGTCGACACCGTACAACCCGAATACGACAACTGGTACACGCTTCGCTCTCCTGATGCCGGGTCTATCGATGCCGTTTGGGGCGATATCGATAGAACAGTTGTCATTGCATCTACTACGCTTACATTATATCGCACTACGGATCGGGGTGAAAGCTGGCAGCAGGTCTATGCTAAAAATCAACCTGTAACGGGGCTGGTCATGCAAAAGGATACTCTTTTTGCCACTTCAGGTATGCTGTATGCTGGAGGGGAGGTTACACTGGTGAACACGGCTCTGTATAGTATAGACTTGGGCGCAACCTGGCTGACCTATCACCGGATTAACCCAACTTTTGATTTAGTTGGCTATGCGGGAAATTCAGGAATCAAGACCAATCCAGTTACCGCGACGAATGGCGTTACGTACACAATTCGTCGGCAGTATCTCAACGATTCAACAAAAATAAGAGGTCGGTTTATAACACCTGGCGTAGTCACGCAGACCGGTAGACAGATTGACCTGCCTAAGCGACATCAACTGAGGTCACTGGCGTTGGACGCGAAAGGTCGCCTCTACGCTGCTGGCTCAGACGAGGTTTGCGAGTTATCCCCCAACTTCCGGTACTGCAATGGCGGAAGAGGTGTCGTCTACGTCTCGAAAAATCCGCTGCCGTAG
- a CDS encoding CHAD domain-containing protein, translating into MPETTSPLHDFYKQRASSLIERIEDARDHLTDEHVRRIRVGIKRLRSLYRLMEFIRPKQFKSRRHERAFRKLFKRAGQLRDIQLSQASIDTIPLRGTMAKRYARYLEKEEKKARKKLKKALKKFHKRDLKKADKLIQRIGVTVSPVKVDQRLRTYIDREAAAIEVLQQGGQSTENTHQMRKHLKALIEVGTLLIQLMPDDALEQLLTKAKQTQQQVGLWHDRVVWLSHLEAFIAADNEQPDDNTERLIARQHQTANRQEKRVDLLMDNLTTLLNGLAPWRAGAEPNV; encoded by the coding sequence ATGCCCGAGACGACCTCACCACTTCACGACTTTTACAAACAACGCGCGTCGTCGCTGATCGAACGGATCGAAGACGCCCGCGACCACCTTACCGACGAGCACGTTCGACGCATCCGGGTCGGCATCAAGCGGTTACGATCGCTGTATCGCCTGATGGAGTTTATCCGGCCCAAGCAGTTCAAGAGCCGTCGGCACGAGCGGGCTTTCCGCAAACTCTTCAAACGGGCCGGTCAACTGCGCGACATTCAACTCAGCCAGGCGTCGATCGATACCATTCCGTTGCGGGGAACCATGGCCAAACGCTACGCCCGTTATCTGGAAAAAGAAGAAAAAAAGGCGCGCAAGAAGCTCAAAAAAGCCCTCAAAAAATTCCACAAGCGCGATCTGAAAAAAGCGGACAAGCTGATTCAGCGCATCGGCGTCACGGTATCGCCCGTTAAGGTCGATCAGCGGCTGCGGACGTACATCGACCGGGAAGCCGCGGCCATCGAGGTGCTACAACAGGGAGGGCAGTCGACCGAAAACACGCACCAGATGCGGAAGCACCTGAAAGCGCTGATCGAAGTAGGTACGTTGCTCATTCAACTGATGCCCGACGATGCCCTTGAGCAATTGCTCACCAAGGCCAAACAGACGCAACAGCAGGTGGGTCTTTGGCACGATCGGGTCGTTTGGCTCTCTCATCTGGAAGCGTTTATCGCAGCCGATAACGAACAGCCCGACGACAATACGGAACGCCTGATTGCCCGCCAACACCAGACAGCCAACCGGCAGGAGAAGCGTGTCGATCTGCTGATGGACAACCTAACTACGCTGCTCAACGGACTCGCTCCCTGGCGTGCGGGTGCCGAACCCAACGTATAG
- a CDS encoding DUF1003 domain-containing protein translates to MKKPIYVLCDVSGENVAIEAAVPGYQLHPRVLAAIRADFPTFRVDSFISLNRLLTYVNRAVDHAHVLPKPTHIPLPDPDANLTFGQRVADRIADFGGSWTFILLFLGVIIVWMAINVWYMGNRGFDPYPFILLNLLLSCLAALQAPVIMMSQNRQEERDRERARQDYEVNLKAESEIRLLQQKMDLLLQRKP, encoded by the coding sequence ATGAAGAAGCCAATTTATGTACTCTGCGACGTATCGGGCGAAAACGTCGCGATTGAGGCGGCCGTACCAGGCTACCAGCTTCACCCGCGGGTGCTGGCAGCTATCCGGGCTGATTTCCCCACGTTTCGGGTCGACAGCTTTATCTCGCTAAACCGGCTGCTTACCTACGTCAATCGCGCCGTTGATCATGCCCATGTGTTACCCAAGCCTACCCATATCCCGCTGCCTGATCCCGATGCCAACCTGACGTTTGGGCAACGGGTAGCCGATCGGATTGCCGATTTTGGCGGTAGCTGGACCTTTATCCTGCTCTTTCTAGGCGTTATTATTGTCTGGATGGCCATCAACGTATGGTATATGGGTAACCGGGGGTTCGATCCCTATCCGTTTATCCTGCTCAATCTGCTGCTGTCGTGCCTGGCTGCTCTGCAGGCGCCCGTGATCATGATGAGCCAAAACCGGCAGGAAGAGCGTGACCGCGAACGCGCCCGGCAGGATTATGAGGTGAACCTGAAAGCGGAGAGCGAAATCCGGCTTCTTCAACAGAAAATGGACCTGCTCTTACAACGAAAGCCCTAA
- a CDS encoding DUF3471 domain-containing protein, which produces MKTPICLLLCLFALTTAALAQTAPTAPMATSATSESLRDYAGTYTFASGSPISTYTITVKDGDLYGDAGMGTYKLLKQEATDQYKSTSSYGSLITFTRDTTTKQITGLSLAAQGQQLSAKKDN; this is translated from the coding sequence ATGAAAACGCCTATCTGTCTCCTGCTCTGCCTGTTTGCCCTCACGACGGCTGCGCTGGCCCAAACCGCCCCGACCGCCCCGATGGCCACCTCGGCAACCAGCGAATCCCTGCGCGACTACGCCGGCACCTATACCTTCGCCAGTGGCAGCCCAATCAGCACTTACACAATCACGGTGAAAGATGGTGATCTGTATGGCGACGCCGGTATGGGTACGTATAAACTGCTCAAGCAGGAAGCGACTGACCAATACAAATCGACGAGTTCATACGGCTCGCTTATCACATTCACCCGCGACACAACTACCAAACAGATTACTGGCCTGTCGCTTGCCGCGCAGGGGCAGCAACTCAGCGCGAAGAAAGACAACTAG
- a CDS encoding (2Fe-2S)-binding protein, translated as MSTVTLPHPPATGQKTAGTSANRPQSAAPAPTPGTVTLTINGTARPLNLAPWTTLLDALREYANLTGTKKGCDHGQCGACTVLVDGKRVNSCLTLAVMHDGHDITTVEGLANADGTLHPMQQAFIDHDAFQCGYCTPGQICSAVGMINEGHVKTDHDIRELMSGNICRCGAYPHIVDAIKQVIDK; from the coding sequence ATGTCTACAGTCACGTTGCCCCATCCGCCCGCAACCGGTCAGAAAACGGCAGGTACGTCGGCCAATCGACCGCAATCCGCTGCTCCGGCTCCTACGCCTGGCACCGTTACGTTGACCATCAACGGCACGGCCCGTCCGCTTAATCTAGCTCCCTGGACCACGCTCCTCGATGCGCTGCGCGAGTACGCCAACCTGACCGGCACCAAGAAAGGCTGCGACCACGGACAGTGTGGAGCCTGCACGGTATTGGTGGACGGGAAACGTGTCAACTCCTGTCTGACCCTGGCGGTGATGCACGACGGACACGATATTACCACGGTCGAAGGCTTGGCCAACGCCGACGGAACGCTACACCCCATGCAGCAGGCGTTTATCGACCATGACGCGTTTCAGTGTGGGTACTGCACACCCGGTCAGATCTGCTCGGCGGTCGGGATGATCAACGAAGGCCACGTCAAAACCGACCACGACATCCGCGAACTGATGAGTGGTAACATCTGCCGTTGCGGGGCTTACCCGCACATCGTCGATGCCATCAAGCAAGTGATCGACAAATAG
- a CDS encoding FAD binding domain-containing protein: MNPFTYARPDSVEAAVNDRATETQSKFIGGGTNLIDLMKENIERPNRLIDVNSLPLGGITELPDGGLRLGATVTNADTAYHPLVQERYPLLSQTILAGASPQLRNMATNGGNLFQRTRCYYFYDTATPCNKRNPGSGCGAIGGYNRIHAILGTSDSCIATHPSDMCVALAALEAVVQLTGPDGDRSIPMADFHRLPGDEPQFDNTVKPGELVTSIDLPARGFREHYNYLKQRDRSSYAFALVSVAVGLELDEAGTTITAARLALGGVAHKPWRKPEAEQRLVGHEASAANFQAVADALLEGAVGYGHNTFKIDLAKRAIVRALDEAVRMEKAM; the protein is encoded by the coding sequence ATGAACCCATTTACCTACGCCCGACCCGACTCGGTTGAGGCGGCTGTCAACGACCGGGCAACCGAAACCCAAAGTAAGTTTATTGGCGGTGGCACCAACCTCATCGATCTGATGAAGGAGAACATCGAGCGCCCCAACCGGCTGATCGACGTCAATAGCCTGCCCCTCGGCGGCATCACCGAGTTGCCTGATGGCGGCCTGCGCCTGGGTGCTACCGTCACCAATGCCGATACGGCCTACCATCCGCTGGTGCAGGAGCGGTATCCACTGCTGTCACAGACTATTTTGGCGGGGGCCTCGCCGCAACTGCGCAACATGGCGACCAACGGGGGCAACCTGTTTCAACGTACCCGTTGTTATTATTTCTACGACACCGCAACGCCCTGCAACAAACGCAATCCCGGCTCGGGCTGTGGGGCCATTGGCGGCTACAACCGCATCCACGCCATCTTGGGTACGTCCGATAGTTGCATCGCCACCCATCCGTCAGACATGTGCGTGGCCTTGGCGGCGCTCGAGGCGGTGGTGCAACTGACCGGCCCCGATGGCGACCGCAGCATTCCGATGGCCGACTTCCACCGGCTACCCGGCGATGAACCCCAGTTCGACAACACCGTCAAGCCCGGTGAGCTCGTTACCAGCATCGACCTGCCCGCTCGTGGTTTTCGGGAACACTACAATTACCTCAAACAGCGCGACCGCTCATCCTACGCGTTCGCGCTGGTGTCGGTAGCCGTCGGCCTGGAACTGGATGAAGCTGGCACTACCATCACAGCGGCACGGCTGGCCCTCGGCGGCGTGGCCCACAAACCCTGGCGCAAGCCCGAGGCGGAACAACGGCTGGTTGGCCACGAAGCCAGCGCGGCTAATTTCCAGGCGGTAGCCGATGCCCTGCTCGAGGGAGCCGTGGGGTATGGCCACAACACGTTCAAAATCGACCTCGCCAAACGTGCCATCGTACGGGCGCTGGACGAGGCCGTGCGCATGGAAAAGGCAATGTAA
- a CDS encoding xanthine dehydrogenase family protein molybdopterin-binding subunit, whose product MTYIGQPVKRVDGYDKVTGKAKYAAEFNVPDLLYGYVVSAGITKGTIRRIDTGAALSLSGVVQVFTHENRPHTAWFDMNYKDLDAPPGSPFRPLHDDQIKYSGQPVALVVANTFELARYAASLIEVTYDEETFETDLEAHLHETREPASGLASLLKPPPPKPRGNADEALAAAPVSIKARHVHGAQHHNPMEMFATTVDYGKEDKDGTPFLTIYDKTQGALNSQSYVKSVFNLPASHVRVISPYVGGGFGSGLRPQYQLFLAVMAAKALKRSVRVTLTRQQMFTFGHRPNTVQEVELGASADGTLTALKHSAKAATSQFEDYTEVVVNWSGMLYDVPDTTLAYELKPLDIYTPLDMRAPGGVTGDHAIETAMDALAYELGMDPVELRLKNYSEKNWTEDDKPYSSKELRACFQQGADRFGWSTRNPEPRSTKRGNVLVGWGMATGIWDANRLLARAEAVLTVNGKLRVSSATADIGTGTYTIMTQIAAETMGMPIDDVIFKLGDSDMPWAPFQGGSLTASTVGSAVKQVCEDLSKKLFKLASKPSSSPFYDARWDDVVFADGHMRLKSDLSVAMSLRDIVALNGGRAVSETSTSMPNPLKSGKYSKHVHSAAFVEVEVDEDLGTVTVTRAVTAVAGGTILNPRTARSQIIGGMVWGISHALQEDSKMDHRLGRFMNHNLAEYHVPVNADIHDLDVIFVEEHDDIVNPLGAKGLGEIGIVGMPAAVANAIFHATGKRIYDLPITIDRVLY is encoded by the coding sequence ATGACGTACATCGGCCAGCCTGTCAAACGTGTTGACGGCTATGATAAAGTAACCGGTAAGGCCAAATACGCCGCCGAGTTCAACGTACCTGACCTGCTCTACGGCTACGTGGTGTCGGCGGGAATCACCAAAGGAACCATTCGCCGCATCGACACCGGGGCGGCGCTGTCGCTGTCGGGCGTCGTGCAGGTGTTTACGCACGAAAACCGCCCGCACACGGCCTGGTTCGATATGAACTACAAAGATCTTGATGCGCCGCCGGGCTCGCCCTTCCGGCCTTTGCACGATGATCAGATCAAATACAGCGGGCAACCCGTCGCCCTGGTCGTGGCCAACACATTTGAACTGGCCCGCTACGCGGCCTCATTGATTGAGGTGACGTATGACGAAGAAACCTTCGAAACGGATCTGGAAGCCCACCTGCACGAAACGCGCGAACCGGCAAGCGGACTGGCGAGCCTGCTGAAACCACCACCGCCCAAACCGCGCGGCAACGCCGATGAAGCGCTGGCCGCCGCGCCAGTGTCCATTAAAGCCCGGCACGTACACGGGGCGCAACACCACAACCCGATGGAGATGTTCGCCACAACGGTAGACTACGGGAAGGAAGACAAAGACGGCACGCCTTTCCTGACGATCTACGACAAAACGCAGGGCGCGCTCAACAGTCAGTCCTACGTGAAAAGTGTCTTCAATCTGCCAGCCAGCCACGTGCGGGTGATCTCGCCCTATGTTGGCGGTGGGTTTGGGTCGGGGCTACGGCCGCAGTACCAGTTGTTTCTGGCCGTTATGGCGGCCAAAGCACTGAAACGGTCGGTGCGGGTGACCCTGACGCGCCAGCAGATGTTTACCTTCGGTCACCGCCCCAATACGGTGCAGGAGGTCGAACTGGGGGCATCGGCCGACGGCACCCTCACGGCTCTGAAACATAGCGCCAAAGCGGCCACCTCGCAGTTTGAAGATTATACCGAAGTGGTCGTCAACTGGTCGGGGATGCTCTACGACGTACCTGACACCACGCTGGCCTACGAACTGAAACCGCTGGATATCTACACGCCCCTCGATATGCGGGCACCCGGCGGCGTCACGGGTGACCACGCCATCGAAACGGCGATGGATGCGTTGGCCTACGAATTGGGCATGGACCCGGTCGAGCTACGGCTAAAAAACTATTCGGAAAAGAACTGGACCGAAGACGACAAACCCTATTCGAGTAAAGAGCTACGGGCCTGTTTCCAGCAGGGAGCCGACCGCTTCGGCTGGTCGACGCGCAACCCGGAGCCTCGGTCGACGAAGCGCGGTAATGTGCTGGTCGGCTGGGGTATGGCCACGGGTATCTGGGACGCCAACCGCCTGCTGGCCCGCGCCGAAGCGGTCCTGACGGTCAACGGCAAGTTACGCGTCAGCAGCGCTACCGCCGACATTGGAACGGGCACCTACACGATTATGACGCAGATCGCGGCTGAAACGATGGGCATGCCCATCGACGACGTGATTTTCAAACTGGGTGACAGCGACATGCCCTGGGCGCCGTTTCAGGGCGGATCACTCACGGCGTCTACCGTCGGCTCGGCGGTGAAACAGGTATGCGAAGACCTGAGCAAAAAGCTGTTCAAGCTAGCCAGCAAGCCGTCGTCTTCGCCGTTCTATGATGCGCGCTGGGATGACGTTGTGTTTGCCGACGGGCATATGCGCCTCAAATCAGACCTGTCGGTCGCCATGTCGTTGCGGGATATTGTCGCCCTGAACGGTGGACGGGCCGTTTCCGAAACGTCCACGTCGATGCCTAATCCGCTCAAATCAGGCAAGTACTCAAAGCACGTGCACTCGGCGGCTTTCGTCGAGGTCGAGGTCGATGAGGACCTGGGCACGGTTACGGTGACGCGGGCCGTTACGGCGGTCGCTGGCGGAACGATTCTGAACCCCCGCACGGCACGCAGTCAGATCATCGGGGGTATGGTGTGGGGCATCAGCCACGCCTTGCAGGAAGACAGCAAGATGGATCATCGCCTGGGGCGGTTTATGAACCATAACCTCGCCGAATACCACGTACCTGTCAACGCCGATATCCACGATCTTGACGTGATTTTCGTGGAAGAACACGACGACATCGTCAATCCGCTGGGCGCCAAGGGGCTGGGCGAAATCGGTATTGTGGGGATGCCCGCTGCCGTAGCCAACGCCATCTTCCACGCCACTGGCAAACGCATCTACGACCTACCCATCACGATTGATCGGGTGTTGTATTAA
- a CDS encoding SDR family NAD(P)-dependent oxidoreductase: protein MPYALITGASRGIGQAIATELARRQVDLLLVARSGDALTRIGQELATQYNVQVRSLALDLADPAAPQQLFDWCQANAIDVSMLINNAGYGLSGDFEQYTVAENLAMMQVNMTALVQLTQLFLPQLRRQKQAYILNIASSTAYQALPGMSLYAATKVFVLNFSRGLHHELSGTSVSVTSVSPGATDTGFNDRAQINDKAREAAKKVVMTPEVVAKQAVEAMYAKKAEVITGAINKLGAFAAWLLPKSLVEKTAYKIYKE, encoded by the coding sequence ATGCCTTACGCACTCATTACCGGCGCTAGCCGGGGAATTGGTCAGGCGATTGCCACGGAACTGGCCCGCCGCCAGGTCGATCTGTTGTTGGTAGCCCGCTCGGGCGACGCGCTTACGCGCATCGGGCAGGAGCTGGCTACTCAATACAACGTTCAGGTACGTTCGCTGGCGCTTGACCTTGCCGACCCCGCCGCGCCGCAGCAGTTGTTTGACTGGTGCCAGGCCAACGCCATCGACGTGTCGATGCTGATCAACAATGCGGGCTATGGGCTCAGTGGCGATTTTGAGCAGTATACGGTCGCTGAAAACCTCGCCATGATGCAGGTGAACATGACGGCACTGGTTCAGCTTACGCAGTTGTTTCTGCCGCAGCTTCGTCGGCAAAAGCAGGCCTATATTCTGAACATCGCCAGCTCGACAGCCTATCAGGCCTTACCCGGTATGAGTCTATATGCCGCCACGAAAGTGTTTGTGCTGAATTTCAGCCGGGGGTTACACCATGAGCTGTCAGGTACGTCGGTATCGGTTACAAGCGTAAGCCCCGGTGCCACGGACACCGGCTTCAACGATCGCGCCCAGATTAACGACAAAGCACGGGAAGCGGCCAAGAAAGTGGTGATGACGCCGGAGGTCGTGGCGAAACAGGCCGTTGAAGCCATGTACGCTAAAAAAGCCGAAGTCATCACCGGGGCCATCAATAAGCTCGGGGCCTTCGCCGCCTGGCTCCTACCCAAGTCGCTGGTCGAGAAAACGGCGTACAAGATTTATAAAGAGTGA